The Paraburkholderia acidiphila DNA window TGGCGACGAAGCGAACAAGAAGCCAGAAAAGAGAGCACGACCCCGAGGCGCCCAGGCAGATCGCGCTGGCGTTGCAGGGCGGCGGGATGCACGGCGCGTTCACATGGGGCGTGCTCGACCGCCTGCTCGAAGACGAAAGGCTCGCGATCGAAGGCGTGAGCGCGACCAGCGCCGGCGCCATGAACGGCGCGGTGCTCGCGTATGGGCTCATGAAGGGCGGCGTGGCCGGCGCGCGCGAGGCATTGCACGACTTCTGGCATGCGGTTGCCGAGTCGGCCGAGCGCTACAACCCGCTGCGCTGGGTGCCGTGGATCAAGGGCTCGCACAGTTTCGGGCTCGATCATTCGCCGCTCTATGCGGTGGCCGACATGATGCTGCGCGTCTTCTCGCCCTACCAGTTCAATCCGGGCAACCTGAACCCGCTGCGCGAGGTGCTTGAAAGCCGGGTCGACTTCGCCGCGCTGCGCAAGGCCTGCCCGATTTTGCTGTACCTGTGCGCGACCAACGTGGAGACGGGCAAGATACGCCTCTTCACGGGGGAGGATATCTGCGCGGACGCCGTGCTCGCCTCGGCATGCGTGCCAACGCTGTTCCATGCGGTCACGATCGCGGGCGAGCACTACTGGGACGGCGGCTATGTGGGCAACCCGGCCATTTATCCGCTGATCTATCACTGCAAGGCGCGCGACGTGGTGATCGTCCACATCAACCCGCTCGTGCGGCCGGGCGTGCCCGTCACGGCGGCGGACATACTGAACCGCATCAGCGAGATCAGTTTCAACTCGTCGCTCATGCGCGAAATGCGCGCCATCGCCTTCGTCACGGAGTTGATCCAGCAAGGCAAGCTCGCTCGGGACGAGATGAAAGAGATGCTGATCCATTCGATCCGCTCCGACGCCGCCATGTGCGCGCTCAGCGTGTCGAGCAAATACAACGCGGATTGGGATTTCCTGTGCGAACTGCGCGACAACGGCCGCAAGGAAGCCGATGCCTGGCTCGCGCAGCATTATGCGGATATCGGTCAGCGTTCGAGCATCGACATTCGCAAGGAATTTCTCTGAAAGTCGCGCAGTGCGCAAAGGAGCCGCGGTGAACCGCACGCAGGAACGCTTCGTCGCGTTGTGGTCGCGCAGCGGGGGCGCGAACGCAGAGGCCGTGTGCGCCGATCTCGTGCGCCGCTATGGGGAACCGGAACGGCACTACCACACGTTGCACCACGTGCGCCGCTGCCTGCGCGATTTCGATCGGGCGCGCGAGATCATTGCGCATGGCGATCTTGTGGAACTCGCGCTGTGGTGCCACGACGTGATCTATGTGCCGGGTGCGAAGGATAACGAACAGCGCAGCGCCGACTGGTTTCGGCGCTGTGCCGACGAAGGTATTGCGACCTGCGAGCGCATTTGCGAAGCGATTCTCGCGACCCGCCATCACCACATTCCGGACGATCCGGTTGCGCGCTACGTATGCGACATCGATCTCGCTTCACTCGGCGCGCCGCGCCGGCAGTTTCGTGACAATGGCGTGCGCCTGAGAGCCGAACGCCCGGACCTCGACGACCCTACGTACGCCATGCACGAGCGAAAGATGCTGCAAGGCCTGCTTGCGCGGCCGCGGATCTACCTGACCGAGTATTTTCATTCGCATTGCGAGGCGGCGGCCCGCGACAATCTCGCATGGCGGCTCGCGCAGCCTCTGCCGGGCGCTGCGACATGAGGCTAGGTACGCCATTCAGGATTTCCTGACCCAAAATACAGCAAACGCGCCCCGCAATTTGCGGCTTAACCGCATGTAGCCGCGGCGTGCCCATGCCGTTATGCCAATCATGATGCAAACGAGCGAGAGTACCAGGTGCGTACCCATCCTGTGAACCTTTGGAACACACGCGATCATGACCGGTAGCCAAGACATGCTGAGCGTGCTCAGGTCACAAGTGGCGGAAACGACCATCAAGATTTCGCATCTGGCGGCAAGGTCGCTGGTCATGCAGAAGTTCATCGAGTTGGCATTGCCGAAACTGACGCCGGCGCAATGCGGCGAGATTCATGGCGCGCTCAGGCAAGTGCTCGAAGACGTCATGTCGGTGATGGACGATGTCACGCTACCTGGCGCCTATCACGCCGCGTTTCTCGACAAGACCAACGAGATGCTGCGTGCGCTCGAAAAGCGCCAGGCGGATGAGGCATGACTACCTGAGTTCGTTGTCGGCGGGCAGCTCACGACCGACGACTTCTGCCGCTTCGTTGAATACGATGCGAATCGACGAGCCCGTCCCGTTGCGGCTTTCGATATGAAGCTGCGCACCGATCATTCGCGCGCGCTCGCGCATGCCCTGCAGCCCATACGAATTCCCGCGGATCGCTTTTGCCACATCGAATCCGCTTCCGTCGTCATGAACCTCGAGTTCGACATGATCGTGGATGCCACGCAGGACGACTTCCGCATGCGAGGCTTGCGCGTGCCGGCTGACGTTCGTGAGCGCCTCCTGCACGATACGGAAAACAGCCGTGGCGCGGTCGTCGCTCAATGTGGGTTCATGGCCTTCGAGCCGGAACGTGCAAACCGTTGCATTGTGCCGCGTGAAATCCTGAACGAGCCATTCGAGCGCGGAGAGGAGACCGAAGTTCAGCGCGGCCGGCCGCAAGTGACTCGCGACGTTGCGCACAATGTCGAGGGTCCGTTCGGCCAGACTGCCGATATCGCCGACCTTTTGTTTCCACTCGGCGCCCTGACTCAGTGCGAGCTTGAGCAAGGAAACGTTGATCTTGATTGCGGTGAGCAACTGGCCCAGTTCGTCGTGGATCGTCATGGCAATCTGGCGCCGCTCTTCTTCGCGGATCGATTCCTGATGGGATGAGAGCTGCCGCAACTGTTCGCGCGAATGCCGAAGCAACTGCTCGGTTCGCGTGCGCTCGCGCACTTCTTCTTCGAGTTGATCGCGGTGGCGTGTGAGTATCTCCATTGCCTGCTTGCGGCTGGAGATATCGGTCAACTGTCCTTCGAGGCATTGGCGTCCCGCGCCGTTGTAGCGTATGCCACGCGCATTGAGTTGGCACCACACTGTGGTGCCGTCGGCGCGAGTCAGTTCGATTTCCCTCCCCGCGATCTTGCCGGCCAGTTGCAGCATGGCGAACAGTTGCGCCGTATTCTCGCCGGAGAATGGCGGTGGGGCATGAACTGCGCGAGCGCTATTGCCAAGCGCCGCCATCATGCCTTGAACGTCGCGATAGCCGAGCAGTTGAGCCATTGCGGGATTGGCGTCGCGCAGCATGCCATCCGGATCGAGTACGAAGAAACCTTCGAGTGAATTCTCGATGATGCTGCGGTACTTGCGCTCGCTCTCCCGGAGCGA harbors:
- a CDS encoding patatin-like phospholipase family protein, translating into MATKRTRSQKREHDPEAPRQIALALQGGGMHGAFTWGVLDRLLEDERLAIEGVSATSAGAMNGAVLAYGLMKGGVAGAREALHDFWHAVAESAERYNPLRWVPWIKGSHSFGLDHSPLYAVADMMLRVFSPYQFNPGNLNPLREVLESRVDFAALRKACPILLYLCATNVETGKIRLFTGEDICADAVLASACVPTLFHAVTIAGEHYWDGGYVGNPAIYPLIYHCKARDVVIVHINPLVRPGVPVTAADILNRISEISFNSSLMREMRAIAFVTELIQQGKLARDEMKEMLIHSIRSDAAMCALSVSSKYNADWDFLCELRDNGRKEADAWLAQHYADIGQRSSIDIRKEFL
- a CDS encoding HD domain-containing protein; the protein is MNRTQERFVALWSRSGGANAEAVCADLVRRYGEPERHYHTLHHVRRCLRDFDRAREIIAHGDLVELALWCHDVIYVPGAKDNEQRSADWFRRCADEGIATCERICEAILATRHHHIPDDPVARYVCDIDLASLGAPRRQFRDNGVRLRAERPDLDDPTYAMHERKMLQGLLARPRIYLTEYFHSHCEAAARDNLAWRLAQPLPGAAT
- a CDS encoding PAS domain S-box protein, with protein sequence MLSLLVLCTLVAGTSAFFLLEHARERRIAELDDRANRIADLLSQSLAQPLWNVDREAIARQLNVLKPNPEVVSFTVTAINYGVLADASNAPIPAPQARVVRVRPIEFTPPGNAPPEKIGEIRVVLTRAAADRGFEAARAAVLGTLALVLAVVYVTTFLLIKHLVREPIRRLEEMVDRIAGGDLDSRCAIESSAELGRLAARVNGMAERLSHSTASLRESERKYRSIIENSLEGFFVLDPDGMLRDANPAMAQLLGYRDVQGMMAALGNSARAVHAPPPFSGENTAQLFAMLQLAGKIAGREIELTRADGTTVWCQLNARGIRYNGAGRQCLEGQLTDISSRKQAMEILTRHRDQLEEEVRERTRTEQLLRHSREQLRQLSSHQESIREEERRQIAMTIHDELGQLLTAIKINVSLLKLALSQGAEWKQKVGDIGSLAERTLDIVRNVASHLRPAALNFGLLSALEWLVQDFTRHNATVCTFRLEGHEPTLSDDRATAVFRIVQEALTNVSRHAQASHAEVVLRGIHDHVELEVHDDGSGFDVAKAIRGNSYGLQGMRERARMIGAQLHIESRNGTGSSIRIVFNEAAEVVGRELPADNELR